In Telopea speciosissima isolate NSW1024214 ecotype Mountain lineage chromosome 10, Tspe_v1, whole genome shotgun sequence, the DNA window TCATGGATAATGAGTTCAAATTCAGCCTAATGTGATCCAACACATCAAACAAATAGGCCATATTTGTGATCAACCATCAATTGAATAGGAAATGCTGAACGACTGTGATACTTCCCTGGGCATATTCTATTTCAaggtttttttataaaatttagaAAACATAACATACCGGAGTCATTAGTCATTGATTGGAAGGCCCAAGTGATAAGATTTACACCGCTATATGGTCAAGAATTGAGCCAtgaaaaaagaatgttgttctctaatttttaacagAATAAAAAGTTATCAAATCCTCAATTATCATAAGAAAATACAGCGTTTTAAGGCcaagaaaaaaggaaacttGCTGAACATAGAAAACAAGGCAATTAGCCCACAACAAGTTGGGCACACACATTTTAAGGTTATGTTGGGGATTCAAGTTTGGATGACTGAGCTCTAAACCGCTTGCCTTTTCGGGTGCAGTGGTCTTTCTCATATCAATGTACGGCGTATGATAGTAATGCATCTCACCCACCACCCCTAAACATTGCATTACATATTAAAGGCAAACTGTATGCATATCAATGTCAACAACATTTACACAAAATGGTGAATCATACCAACAAAGTTTAAAAAGTTTGTCAAAGCAATGTTTCAACATTTTACATTTCTGGTGTAGCAATGTGCAGGACTGTAGGAAGAAGCAAATCCTATTAAAAAGCTCCTAGTTGTCAAGATCCGTTTCCTGCTTCGTTAGGATTAAGGAAAAGCACAAGAATTAAAACTCCAAGTAAATGAACCCGATATTCTTAAATGTATACTGAAGTACAACTTCATTCAACTAATAGCTTGTGTTTTGCTCAAAATTTAAGACAACGACTAAGAAGCAGAACAACCATAAAGATGGAATAAACATTAAAATTTAAGGGAAATTTTTTCCCAAAAGAAATCAGATCTAGACACAGACTTGTTTTCTAAGAGTTCAATTGAATTTTTAAGACCTGAAATGCAAAGTAGTAATTATGGGACGTTAACAATTACACTCCCATTCATCCTTTCTAGGAATGTATGACCCTGCAGAACGCTAAAAAGATCAACAGATTAATCTCCAATTCCCTCAGTTCCATACAAACTTCTCATCACTTGATAATTCGTGAACCACTAAAGACAACCCAGAGAAAGGCATTACCTACCTGGAACAAGCACTGATTTTAAAACCGGTAATCCTGGGAAAATTTACAATGAATGGAACCAACAACATATTTGGTAGCAAAAAATTAAGCAGAACAAATAGGACTTTGAAACAAGCATATACAAGCAATTCACATGCCTTTCAGCCACagatggggagggggggagaaaagaaagacacaGAATCTTTTGCGGAGCGCATCCATTAacaagtcttcttcttttttttcttgggggggggTTACACTAGATCAAAGAAACCACCAGAGATTTACAAGAGCTACAGACATGTAGACTAGATAGATTTACCTAGCAAGTGGAATAATATCCAGCATCATATAGTGGTGGTCAAAAGCACAGGAAGagataaaggaaaaaaattcatgaatgcCACATCAAATGTCATGACTAACCAAGCGAACCAAGCATGTTGATTAGAAAGATCAGCCCCAAAGGGGCAAGCATTAACGGCACAATATGGATTTAGAAaatcaacaaaacaaaacaaaaaagcaaatatttttttaaggatGGTAACTATTTGTGACAAGAAATCGTCAAGAAAAGGTTCAAAAGAGAACGTATGCAGATATTTGAACCACAAGACAAACCATAAATGCATCAGGCATAACTAATGATTAACCCAACAGCATATGCATTCACAAAAACTAACTGCATTTACTATATGGAAAATTTGGCAAAAGTCAATAACTAAAAAGTCAACCAACCTCATACTCTCTGACCCGGTATATTGGGCTGAGCATTGCACACTGAAGAGCACATCCACGGGCCACACACTCACTTGCATTCAGCGACCGTCTAGGCTCCCTCCTGAAAAAAGAAGCCAACGATCTTGTGATAGCAGGTATCCGAGACCCCGACCCCACAAGCTCAACTGAATGGATCTTATCCACAGTCAAACCAGCATCAGCTACAGCCCTATTACAAGGAACTGTAATCCTCTCCAATAAACCAGACGACAGCTTCTCAAACTCCTCCCTTTTAATAAAACTCTTCACATCTTTCTCATCCATCAAACACTCGATATTCAGTGGTGCCTCTGCATTTGCACTTAGGACCTTCTTCAATTTCTCACATGCTGCTCTCAACCTTATAGATGCCCTGACATTTGAATGCACATCAATATTATACTTCTCTTTGAACTGCGATGCAAAATAACTAAACAAAACCTCATCGAATTCCCTCCCTCCCAAGTTTCTATCAAAAGCATGAGAAACGATCTTCATATGGCCCGCCTCAAATGCTGCAACAGAGACCTGCGTGTCACAATGACCAATGTCGACAAACACAACATAAGAAGGACCTGTAGTGGAGAAATCCGTTTTGTAAATCCCATAACCAAGTGCAGTGGCAGTACAGTCATGCATCAACCTCAATGTTTTCAACCCAGCTATTGCTGCAGCATTCAAATACCCACGTCTTTGCAAATCAGTGAAGTATGAAGGAATGCCAATAACACAATCCGAGACTGGATTTTCCAGATTCTTCTCTGCCATCTGTTTCAAATGTGAGAAAAGCATTGCCAAAATTTGAACAGGAGTAAACTTCTGAGTCTCCCCCATATATTGCAAATGGATCAGAATTCCACCATCAGCAGCCTCTGAAGTCTCAAAGGGGAAGAAACGGAGTTCATTCTGAACATCAGGCTGCCTGAAGTTCAAACCAATCAACCTCTTCACCTGAGAGATTGTGGATTTTGGATTCATGGTTGCAGAAGCAGCTCCAGCGGAGCCCAAGAACCGTTGCTTCTCACCAAATGAGACAACAGATGGTGTTTCACGATTCGATTCCTCGTTAAGCAAAACATCAATGCCCCGCTGCTTTGCAGCAGCAACGACGCACTTATCATTTCCGACATCAAACCCCAACACACTCATCTTAACTCAAGGAGAGCACAAAACTCTCAAATCCTACAATGAATTGAACAAAAACCACTAGAAGCACACTAGATTCATTGAATCGTGACAGTGAAAAAGTCGCCAAATCCTAAAGCAGCTAATCTCTCAAGCTGAGCAGTGAATTCATCAAATTCAGATAGCCGGAACAAAAGCTCACTGCATCGACAATGAAAAGTTCGTTCAATTACATAAATTCAAAACAACTGATTCCGAATTCATCAACTAGACCCTACATTCCGCAAGAGCAACCTTAAACAACGGTCAACAGCCAAAGGCAGCGAAAATTGGATGGAATCGACAACAACAAACCTCCCTAACGATAATTACAGCTCAATAATGACAGACGAAGACAAATAAAAATGAATATCTCGAGAATTTTTTACAAGATATTCAATTAGTAATCACGAAATAGTTCGATCACGCAAAATTAATTTTAGCTTCAATGAAACAGATACgaacagagaaaagaagaatTAGACGTACCTGATTCAGGAACAattgaggaagaggaggaaaaggggaatgggagagaaaaccctagaattggagAGAGAACGAGATTCGAGGGAATGAGCGGTGGCTGAGAGACGAACGCCCGGGAAAAGAGAACCCGTCTTTGAAGGTATATAAGGAGAAGGAAGAACACAAGAGCAAAAGCGGAGCGTTTTAGAGCCAGCCAACCAGCCGTGGGCAACGATTTCACAGGGTTTTCCCGGAAAAAAGGTGTTGGTTCTACTAAATTCGTGACACCCACAGAACCTAACCACACGCACTCTTTTGCATTTCTCCTTATTTCCACGTCAGATTCAAGAGAAACAAGGCGGCCCCAAGGAATCTTCTAAGATCATACTAAAAACATGGGAGCACGTCATCGAGACGAAGTCTACGTGGGTTCACCTGATTTTCGATCTACACCGTCCAATTCGTTGAGAGTTGGTAGACCAGAACACCACGACCCTAATGTATCAAAGGTGATCAGACCATTTTGGTCATGTTTAAGTTATTTATGGTTCCTGGTCAAAATTCAAAGCATTCAGGGTTCTTCCTTTTGGGCAAGAACATTCAAAGCCGAAGTATTTCCCAAGGACTTACCTGTTTGATTCAAAAGTTCTTTCAAAAATAGGGTCTTCACTTGGAACAGCATTGCtgctttattattttttttgttttttggtaaagattgCTGCTTTATTATCAAATCTAAACAAATTATCTTTTCTTAGATAGGTAATGGAAATAGAACACATTGCTGGTATATGACCCTTGGATCCCCTCAATCCCGGGTTTTTCTCTGCCACCAAAGATTGTACATGTTCGTTCCTTAAGCAGGGTTAAGGACTTAATATTTGATAGTGTATGGGATTTTGCATTACTCAATAATAATTTTTCTGATGTTTTTATTGATGAAATCTTGAAGATCAATGTTACAGAATTTGATGATCAATGGAGATGCTCCTTATCTAGTATTGGATCTGATGAACCACAAATTATCCCAATCTATCAGAAGATGCCACGTGTCCCTGAACAACAGGAGATCCACCTAGACACCAACAGCAGGAGATCCACCCGGACACTAACAGCAGGAAATCCACCCAGACACCAGCTACACCTTGGGCACCATCACCCTCACTTGGGTGCCATCCCCTGGTGTGCCATCCACCAGGGCGCCAGCCGCCCTAGGCACCACCCACCTTGGGCCAAGGACCACCTGGACATCTTTCCCTCTCAGGCCTCATCCACTGAGGTATTGAGACCTCGACAGGGTGCAGGTACAAGCTGGACGACACCACCACCACGTCGCCATCAAGATATACACCACCGCGAGGACTCCGGGCCATCACCTACCACTTACGTAACCCGAATGGACTTAAGCACCAGGGACCTTATCTACCAcgtagaaggatctatccaccaagaaggacaaccctactgggaTACTAAGTCTCACGAGAAGACAAACAACCagggaggagccctgctactcaggacTCCTCAACCCacgaagaagactccacatcaactagggactctccactccaccacagaccactataaaagaagaggtatctcacaccctcaacccatATGGAATAATCagtattcatctgtttgctcaggagatctgactttggcatcggagagccctaggccggaaccacaccagttctctctggtgacttcttggtcctcttgcaggtgacggcactcgcaggaccacccgacgatttcctgacgcaacaggATCTTTTTCCACTCAACACGAGGCCAAGTTCATTGATGCAACTAATCAATCTAGCTCCATTCCCATTGAATGGTGGCgattattttggaaaattaatattcattctaaaatttaaaatgttcTTTTGGCATGTCTTAAATGCAGGACTGCTTGTCAAAGCAACTCTCTCAAAATGGATGTCTGTCGAGCCAACATGTGTTTTCTGTGTTTCTTGTGATGAATCCATTTGGCATCTTTTTctatcatgtgattggactaagtGTATCTGGGCATCAAGCCCTCTCAGATTGAGAACAGAGCTTCTCTCCAATCCTTCAATGGCACATCTGTgtgcttcttttcttcattctaAAGTCATGGATAAATAATCTTCTATTTGGTTTtgttctgtttttattattacctGCTATTTTGGTTGGAATGTAAAGAACAAAGTAATTAAAGGGTTAAAAGGCTCCTTGCCCCGACCAATGAGTCCGAATTAATCTAATAGTTGTAATTTAGAAGCAATTTCCATCCCCTTTAGCTAGAGTTGATCTTCAATTGGTTATCAAGGATGTAATTAAATGGCTTTCTAATTTAAATATtcactctccccccccccctagcATCAACCCCCATTGCATCTCCACTAACCACACCCCACTAATATGATGAATCATGTCTCTAACCCCGATTTACAACTCCCTATTTTAATATGTACAGGCATATATAATCCTCAAATAAGATTAACCAGCTGGGCTTTTTACATTTTGCTAGCTGAACAAGGTGTTTTAACATCTGCAAGTTGCCTCACAACAACTGATGCGATGGAAGCTAAATTATTTGAAATTCTACAGGGGTGGAAACATGTTGAAGATGCTAacatcaatctcaaagaaatttgGTGCAACAATAGAGCTCTATGCACACATATCTACACCCTTTTGACCATATGTGCATACCCCGGAACCTAGTCAGGCTTTATTTTGATTAGctgataaaatagaaaattttactAGTATTAGATTCGCTTGGAGTAGTAATGAACTTTTATATAGCACAGTTAGACTGTTGGCTTTCAATGCCCTAAAGGATTATTGTAACTCCTCTCAACAAAACTTTGATGTAGATTCCTCTctataattttatatattttaccattttcatcaaaaaaaaaaaaaattcaaagcaTTCAGCCTTAGCAACGATGATGCTAAGACGCTAAGTCAAGATCCTCATCCTCCTCTACTAGTACTTGGATGTCATCGCGTGTGTGGTTATGTGGTTATATAATGCCTCATGccccatagttcgaaaactgAGTTTTGACTAGGGGAGTCACCCAAGTCGAGGCAAATTTTTGGAAAACCTAGTCAAGAATCATGTACATTAGGTCAGGGTAAAAAATAACATGAAGGGTTGTACCCAGAAGGCTCTCGCATTTTGCAGGGTCTGAGAGAGGTAGATGGtaggcagccttacccccttCACGGAGAGGTTGATTCCCAAGACTCGAACTTGCGCCACTACGTTGACGATAACGAGACCTTGCCATCGCACCAAGCAACAACCCTCtgcacaaaaaaaataatgagattGGATTATAAATTGTAAGAGTCAAAAGGAGTTCGGTATTTTTACCCATTCATAACAAAGTCGGCGAGTTTAGTCGttttttaaaaaccataaaatcgattcacttagaaattgagttgagtaaaaCAATAAATTTGTATTCTAAAACAATAAGTAATCCTCAACTCCTCatcgactcccttctcttgttcaatggcataaactcaaaatgcattaaTATGTGATTccttggtgtttttttttttttctggtttttccatattttgtttgtattttttctgattttttactaatttatagaTATTTCTTgcattaaattttaaaataacaaaaaacgtGACTTGTCTTGACTAGGTTTGACAAACTGAGtcactaggtttttttttaaagacgAGTGAagtcagaaaacctggttttccaaccaTGCCACACCCTAACCAATGCTCAGATCTTACTATGATTGTGGGGGCCATCCCTGCGTTAGTGTGGTTCCCATAATCAAAATAAACTAGGTAGATTGCAACACATGCGGGTTGGACCGAGTTCTCATCCCCCACAATAATGAGGTTCCTTCACATTATTAATATTGATGGGAATCCTAGGGGTAGGCAGACTTCATATAATACGAGGGATAAAAATGACCCTTGATTCTCTTAATTGTGGGTGGGGTACTTTTTTTCATTG includes these proteins:
- the LOC122642488 gene encoding heat shock 70 kDa protein 16 isoform X1, whose product is MSVLGFDVGNDKCVVAAAKQRGIDVLLNEESNRETPSVVSFGEKQRFLGSAGAASATMNPKSTISQVKRLIGLNFRQPDVQNELRFFPFETSEAADGGILIHLQYMGETQKFTPVQILAMLFSHLKQMAEKNLENPVSDCVIGIPSYFTDLQRRGYLNAAAIAGLKTLRLMHDCTATALGYGIYKTDFSTTGPSYVVFVDIGHCDTQVSVAAFEAGHMKIVSHAFDRNLGGREFDEVLFSYFASQFKEKYNIDVHSNVRASIRLRAACEKLKKVLSANAEAPLNIECLMDEKDVKSFIKREEFEKLSSGLLERITVPCNRAVADAGLTVDKIHSVELVGSGSRIPAITRSLASFFRREPRRSLNASECVARGCALQCAMLSPIYRVREYEVQDSFPFSIGFSSDEGPIYTLSNSILFPKGQSIPSIKMLSFHRTHTFHLEAFYADQSELPPGVSPRISCFTIGPFQLSHADKSKVKVRLQLNLHGIVTVDSASLLEDQIDDPRTRDNTHLNTRNSENESTSGSSEAVANGTDGISHPGSSDMPADDGMRKGRHLQRHEIPVSENVYGGMTKAELSEAHEKELQLEQQDRIMEQTKDKKNALESYVYEIRNKIFHTYRSFATDLEKEGISRNLQQTEEWLYDDGNDESEKVYTSKLEDLRKMVDPVESRFKDEETRAQATRDLLQCIVDHRMAARSLPPNERDAVINECNKAEQWLRDKNHQQDLLPKNIDPILWSNEIEKVTEALRANCRHISRAKSSPPRSENTRGQEHPSTPDNMRTD
- the LOC122642488 gene encoding heat shock 70 kDa protein 16 isoform X2, whose translation is MSVLGFDVGNDKCVVAAAKQRGIDVLLNEESNRETPSVVSFGEKQRFLGSAGAASATMNPKSTISQVKRLIGLNFRQPDVQNELRFFPFETSEAADGGILIHLQYMGETQKFTPVQILAMLFSHLKQMAEKNLENPVSDCVIGIPSYFTDLQRRGYLNAAAIAGLKTLRLMHDCTATALGYGIYKTDFSTTGPSYVVFVDIGHCDTQVSVAAFEAGHMKIVSHAFDRNLGGREFDEVLFSYFASQFKEKYNIDVHSNVRASIRLRAACEKLKKVLSANAEAPLNIECLMDEKDVKSFIKREEFEKLSSGLLERITVPCNRAVADAGLTVDKIHSVELVGSGSRIPAITRSLASFFRREPRRSLNASECVARGCALQCAMLSPIYRVREYEVQDSFPFSIGFSSDEGPIYTLSNSILFPKGQSIPSIKMLSFHRTHTFHLEAFYADQSELPPGVSPRISCFTIGPFQLSHADKSKVKVRLQLNLHGIVTVDSASIDDPRTRDNTHLNTRNSENESTSGSSEAVANGTDGISHPGSSDMPADDGMRKGRHLQRHEIPVSENVYGGMTKAELSEAHEKELQLEQQDRIMEQTKDKKNALESYVYEIRNKIFHTYRSFATDLEKEGISRNLQQTEEWLYDDGNDESEKVYTSKLEDLRKMVDPVESRFKDEETRAQATRDLLQCIVDHRMAARSLPPNERDAVINECNKAEQWLRDKNHQQDLLPKNIDPILWSNEIEKVTEALRANCRHISRAKSSPPRSENTRGQEHPSTPDNMRTD